The following proteins are encoded in a genomic region of Mycolicibacterium confluentis:
- a CDS encoding M24 family metallopeptidase: MGIEIEADDRALRFSRRERALAQMEAHDLDVLVLGRQANVRYICGAPQLWVVGTRPFGPICTFVRSTGEIHLNSTWDEGIPEEIPRENLYGLAWNPMTLIGVLQNIKGADTARRVGTDALTPTFAKLLPMAFPQAELVDGEQAMRAARRVKTAEEIDALGHALRVAEGGLAKAAAQVAPGVTEQALAAALLEAEAAGGVSTPATQDAAWVTSTEHPWRRVEGDGRVREGDLVALSAGVLADGYVGEVARTLYVGEPTDAVHSLYRRRDDLWSRLLDACRPGTATSALLDAYEQSGEPVPAMPVAHGLGLGFDPPVVSPNLRATAEADILEEGMVLALTGYVWEQGLGAVFTRDAVVIGADGPRVLTETPSIAAALG; the protein is encoded by the coding sequence GTGGGAATTGAGATCGAGGCCGACGACCGCGCACTGCGCTTCAGCCGTCGGGAGCGTGCCCTGGCCCAGATGGAGGCCCATGACCTCGACGTGCTGGTGCTCGGCAGGCAGGCCAACGTCCGCTACATCTGCGGGGCGCCGCAGTTGTGGGTCGTGGGCACCCGGCCGTTCGGTCCGATCTGCACCTTCGTCCGCTCCACCGGTGAGATCCACCTGAACAGCACGTGGGATGAGGGCATTCCCGAGGAGATTCCGCGCGAGAATCTGTACGGCCTGGCGTGGAACCCGATGACGCTGATCGGTGTGCTGCAGAACATCAAGGGCGCCGACACCGCGCGACGCGTCGGAACCGACGCGCTGACACCGACGTTCGCCAAGCTTTTGCCGATGGCGTTCCCGCAGGCCGAACTCGTCGACGGGGAGCAGGCCATGCGGGCGGCCCGTCGGGTCAAGACAGCCGAGGAGATCGACGCGCTGGGTCATGCGCTGCGGGTCGCCGAAGGGGGTCTGGCCAAGGCCGCCGCCCAGGTGGCTCCGGGTGTCACGGAACAGGCGTTGGCCGCCGCACTGTTGGAAGCCGAGGCCGCCGGTGGAGTGAGCACCCCGGCCACCCAGGATGCGGCGTGGGTGACCTCCACCGAGCATCCATGGCGCCGCGTTGAGGGCGACGGCAGGGTGCGCGAGGGCGATCTGGTGGCCCTGTCCGCGGGCGTGCTCGCCGACGGCTATGTCGGTGAGGTGGCCCGCACGCTCTACGTCGGTGAGCCGACGGACGCCGTGCACTCGCTGTATCGGCGCCGAGATGACCTGTGGAGCAGGCTGCTCGACGCGTGCCGTCCTGGGACGGCGACCAGTGCGCTGCTTGACGCCTATGAGCAGTCGGGTGAGCCGGTTCCGGCGATGCCGGTGGCACACGGTCTCGGTTTGGGCTTCGATCCTCCGGTGGTGTCGCCGAACCTGCGGGCCACGGCCGAGGCCGACATCCTCGAGGAGGGGATGGTGCTTGCGCTGACCGGATACGTGTGGGAGCAGGGCCTGGGTGCGGTGTTCACCCGCGACGCCGTGGTGATCGGCGCCGACGGGCCGCGGGTGCTGACCGAGACACCGTCGATCGCCGCCGCCCTGGGCTGA